The following are from one region of the Salicibibacter kimchii genome:
- the aroH gene encoding chorismate mutase has product MRGIRGATTVDYNEAEHIWTRTKRLLAEMVEANNVQPDQVVHIWFTVTTDIDAAFPAKAARMLPGDWSYVPVMCATEIPVPNSLPRCIRVMATVNTEVSSRDIRHVFQEDAIKLRPDLTKQAGGDYAKKEESRKEV; this is encoded by the coding sequence ATGAGAGGCATTCGGGGAGCGACAACGGTTGATTATAATGAGGCAGAACATATATGGACGCGGACGAAACGGTTACTTGCGGAAATGGTGGAGGCAAACAATGTCCAGCCGGATCAAGTGGTGCACATTTGGTTTACTGTAACCACCGACATTGATGCAGCCTTTCCCGCGAAAGCTGCCCGCATGCTCCCGGGAGACTGGTCGTATGTGCCGGTGATGTGCGCGACTGAAATCCCGGTGCCGAACAGTTTGCCGCGTTGCATTCGCGTCATGGCCACCGTTAATACGGAGGTTTCCTCGCGGGATATCCGGCATGTTTTTCAGGAGGATGCCATAAAACTAAGACCGGATTTGACAAAACAAGCCGGTGGGGATTATGCTAAAAAAGAGGAAAGTCGCAAGGAAGTATAG
- the trpE gene encoding anthranilate synthase component I, giving the protein MVTSFHSFVKESKEYRLVPIIKRMFADTTTPIQMFRQLQNSAVCLLESNDRTSEWSRYSFVGLRAAYQLKENKQGFQLITADGTVLVTASDMQTAFQQSFRILSPSPAADSDVPFPGGAVGALPYDAVMHEEKTINKPKEETMEPVHFLFCETMIAFDHNQEMITIVHYKDCAGRLPEDVYREGKGYIDSLVKRMERNDHSSISGSFPEKKAPSFERVEANYTREAFVSAVEKIQTYIAQGDVFQTVLSQRFECDIGTSAFMIYRVLRHLNPSPYMFFLKLGEKEIVGSSPERLVEVKDDEVEIHPIAGTRKRGRTNKEDDSLAEEMLASPKERAEHQMLVDLARNDVGRIARYGTVRTPVFMDVGRFSHVMHMISKVKGELKSGVHPLTALLAGFPAGTVSGAPKVRAMEILQELEPTNRGIYAGGIAYIAYNGYIDSCIAIRTMTVKNNRVRIQAGAGVVADSVPEEEYEETMNKAAALLSAIEIAEEMSTEEMSK; this is encoded by the coding sequence ATGGTCACATCCTTTCATTCCTTTGTAAAAGAATCCAAAGAATATCGGCTTGTCCCTATCATTAAACGAATGTTTGCCGATACGACGACACCGATTCAAATGTTCAGGCAATTACAGAATAGTGCCGTCTGTTTGCTTGAAAGTAATGATCGTACGTCGGAGTGGTCACGCTATTCCTTTGTTGGGTTACGTGCTGCTTATCAATTAAAGGAAAACAAACAAGGGTTTCAACTTATAACAGCGGACGGGACAGTACTTGTTACGGCCAGTGATATGCAAACCGCCTTTCAACAATCCTTTCGCATTTTGAGCCCGTCTCCGGCGGCCGATAGCGATGTTCCTTTTCCGGGGGGAGCCGTTGGCGCTCTTCCGTATGATGCGGTTATGCACGAGGAAAAAACAATTAATAAACCTAAAGAAGAGACAATGGAACCCGTGCACTTTTTGTTTTGTGAAACGATGATCGCTTTTGATCACAATCAGGAGATGATCACGATCGTTCATTATAAAGATTGTGCAGGACGATTGCCGGAGGATGTTTACCGGGAAGGGAAGGGTTATATTGATTCGCTCGTGAAGCGTATGGAAAGAAATGATCACTCTAGTATTTCCGGTTCATTTCCGGAAAAAAAAGCCCCTTCCTTTGAAAGGGTGGAGGCAAACTATACGCGTGAAGCATTTGTATCAGCAGTGGAAAAAATACAAACGTATATCGCCCAAGGGGATGTTTTTCAGACAGTTCTTTCCCAACGGTTTGAATGTGATATTGGTACATCGGCGTTCATGATCTATCGGGTATTGCGTCATTTAAATCCTTCCCCGTATATGTTTTTTCTGAAACTGGGTGAAAAAGAAATTGTAGGCAGTTCACCGGAGCGTCTTGTAGAAGTAAAAGATGATGAAGTGGAAATCCATCCGATTGCCGGCACAAGAAAACGAGGCCGAACGAACAAAGAGGATGACTCGCTTGCCGAAGAAATGTTGGCATCGCCGAAAGAACGGGCAGAACATCAAATGTTGGTGGACTTGGCAAGAAATGATGTCGGGCGCATAGCGCGATATGGAACGGTGCGCACACCGGTGTTTATGGACGTAGGGAGATTTTCGCATGTGATGCATATGATCTCCAAAGTCAAAGGCGAGTTAAAATCAGGCGTTCATCCATTGACGGCTCTGCTCGCCGGTTTTCCGGCCGGAACCGTTTCGGGGGCACCGAAGGTGCGGGCAATGGAAATTCTCCAGGAGTTAGAACCGACAAACCGTGGGATTTATGCCGGCGGTATTGCCTACATCGCTTATAACGGTTATATCGATTCTTGCATCGCCATTCGAACGATGACCGTGAAGAACAATCGCGTTCGCATACAAGCCGGAGCCGGAGTCGTTGCCGATTCGGTGCCGGAAGAAGAGTATGAAGAAACGATGAATAAAGCAGCGGCACTGTTAAGTGCCATTGAAATTGCAGAAGAGATGAGTACAGAGGAGATGAGCAAATGA
- the aroB gene encoding 3-dehydroquinate synthase, which yields MQTMEVASSSGTYAITVGKQLRISPYRYLPSHFPRKKNRLFILADETVASYYLEEVRAAYAEKLPVHTYVLPAGEEIKSFSGYEEVVSACLEMGLDRESAIIALGGGVIGDLAGFVAATYMRGISLVQMPTTLLAHDSSIGGKTGINHPEGKNMIGAFHQPEAVIYDIEMLDTLPEKEWRCGFGEMLKHGYIGDQHLLEQLKQLKTSSSFTISDELLVSSIAVKKDIVHQDEREQGPRAHLNFGHTLAHALEQTTGYGVLTHGEAVVNGMVFALYVGRRLGYAGPDAAGEVQWLRAFGYSFAPLKQMEPTQILQAMKRDKKNRGGNIRYVVLADAQRPLIVTLDDAQLLTYMDAFQKEMELT from the coding sequence ATGCAAACGATGGAAGTGGCTTCTTCCTCGGGCACGTACGCCATTACGGTCGGGAAGCAGCTTAGAATATCTCCATATAGGTATCTGCCGAGCCACTTTCCCCGGAAAAAAAACCGCCTTTTTATCCTTGCGGATGAAACGGTGGCTTCCTATTATTTGGAAGAGGTCCGCGCTGCATATGCGGAAAAGTTGCCCGTGCACACGTACGTGCTACCTGCGGGGGAAGAGATAAAATCATTCTCAGGATATGAGGAAGTAGTAAGTGCCTGTCTGGAAATGGGGCTGGATCGCGAAAGCGCGATCATTGCGCTCGGTGGTGGTGTGATTGGAGATTTGGCAGGATTTGTGGCTGCCACTTATATGCGCGGCATTTCCCTTGTGCAAATGCCGACGACATTGCTCGCCCATGACAGCAGCATTGGCGGGAAAACAGGCATTAATCATCCCGAGGGTAAGAACATGATCGGTGCTTTTCATCAACCCGAAGCAGTGATCTATGATATAGAAATGCTTGATACCCTGCCCGAGAAAGAATGGCGATGTGGGTTTGGAGAAATGCTCAAACATGGGTACATCGGAGATCAACATTTGCTTGAGCAACTAAAGCAATTGAAAACATCCTCCTCTTTCACAATCAGCGATGAACTTCTGGTTTCCTCGATAGCTGTAAAAAAAGACATTGTTCACCAAGATGAACGGGAGCAAGGCCCGCGTGCACATTTGAATTTCGGACACACCCTTGCTCACGCTTTGGAACAAACAACAGGTTACGGGGTATTGACCCATGGAGAAGCGGTTGTGAACGGAATGGTGTTTGCTTTGTATGTCGGCCGCCGGCTCGGTTACGCCGGCCCCGATGCTGCCGGGGAAGTCCAATGGTTGCGTGCTTTCGGATATTCATTCGCGCCTCTGAAGCAAATGGAGCCGACTCAAATCTTGCAAGCCATGAAGCGGGACAAGAAAAATCGCGGCGGCAACATTCGCTACGTCGTGCTCGCAGATGCCCAACGACCCCTCATCGTTACACTCGACGACGCACAACTTTTAACATATATGGATGCTTTCCAGAAGGAGATGGAGCTTACATGA